TTGTGGTTCGGCATCAATCCGATCTCCGCCGGCATCTTCGGCTTGCCGCTCGGCTTTTTGGTGGTTATCGTCGTCAGCTTGTTGACGCCGGCGCCGTCGGCCAAAGTGCAAGAGTTCATCTCGCACGTGCGTTATCCGCACCTCGGCGAGGACCGGTATTCCGGCTGAGTTACCGCGCCGTTGACAACAAAAAGGCCCGCAACCGCGGGCCTTTTTGTTCTGTCCTAAGCAATGAGGGTTGATATGCTAACGATCATCGTGGTGTTGAAAGCGTTGATGGAAATTGCCGCACTCGCGCTTGCCGGCCAAGGCGTGCTCTATTTGCTCGCCGGTCGTGGTCGTGAAACCAACGTGTTCTATCGAATTTTGAAGACCCTGACGACACCGGTGATGGTGCTAACGCGATTTATCACGCCCGGCATTGTGCCGGACCGAATGATTGGTTGGGCATCGTTCTGTTTGATCGCCGGCTTGTGGGTTGCGTTGACGCTGATGAAAATCCGACTGGTGCTGCTGGTACCATCGGTCTGAATCGCAGTCACAACAAAGGTAGGGAGTGTGTGGCCGTTGTTTCTGTCAACGCGCCCTTGAGCCGGCGAATATAACTGCTGCATCATAAGACCATTAACGCTAGGAGTGCTCCATGTCTGAGTCTAAGGTTTACGCCGTTCCGGCCGACGTCGCGCGTCACGCGCACATCGACGACCAAAAATATAACGCGTGGTACCAACAGTCGCTGAAAGATCCGGACGGTTTTTGGGCCGAGCGCGCCAACGAGTTCGTGACCTGGTTCAAGCCGTGGAAAAAAGTATCGGACTGGAATTACGACGCGAACAACTTGTACATCCGCTGGTTCGAAGGCGGCAAGCTCAATGTTTCGTACAACTGTATCGATCGGCATCTCGCCAAGCGTGCCGACCAAGTGGCGATTCTGTGGGAAGGCGACGACCCGAAGGAAGACAAGAAGCTCACTTACCGCGAGCTGCACGCGCAGGTTAGTAAATTCGCCAACGTATTAAAGAGCCGCGGCGTCAACAAGGGCGACCGCGTGTGCATCTATATGCCGATGATCCCCGAGGCGACCATCGCCATGTTGGCGTGTACGCGCATCGGCGCTGTACATTCGGTCGTGTTCGGTGGTTTCTCGCCGGAGTCGCTCAAAGACCGCATTCTCGATTCCGATTGCCGCGTCGTCGTTACCGCCGACGAAGGGCTGCGCGGCGGTAAGAAGATTCCGCTGAAGCGTAATACCGATGCGGCGTTAGCGCATTGCCCGAACGTGCACAGTGTGATCGTCATCAAGCGCACCGGCGGCGACGTTGCTTGGAACGCCAAGCACGACGTTTGGTATCACGATCTGATGAGTGCGGCCGCCGCCGATTGTCCGCCGGAAGAAATGGACGCCGAAGACCCGTTATTCATTCTTTATACGTCCGGGTCGACCGGTAAACCGAAGGGCGTATTACACACCACCGGCGGCTATCTGATGTTCGCCGCCATGACTCATAAATACGTGTTCGACTATCACGACGGCGATATTTATTGGTGTACCGCCGACGTCGGCTGGGTTACCGGTCATTCTTATATTGTTTACGGTCCGCTCGCCAACGGCGCGACGACGATGATGTTCGAAGGTGTGCCGAACTATCCGAGCTCGTCGCGCTTTTGGGAAGTGATCGACAAGCACAAGGTCAACATTTTTTACACGGCGCCGACAGCGATCCGTGCGCTCATGCGTGAGGGCGAGGCGCCGGTACAAAAAACGTCTCGAGCGACGTTGCGTGTGCTCGGCACCGTCGGCGAACCGATCAATCCGGAAGCGTGGGAGTGGTATTACCGCGTCGTCGGCGACAGCAAGCGGCCGATCGTCGACACCTGGTGGCAGACCGAGACCGGCGGCATCTTGATTACGCCGTTACCGGGCGCGACGCCGTTGAAGCCGGGTTCGGCAACGCGGCCATTTTTCGGTATACAGCCCGCCATCGTCGATACCGACGGTAAAGTGCTCGCTGGCGCCTGCACCGGCAATTTGGTGATCACGCGTTCATGGCCCGGCCAGATGCGCACGGTTTACGGCGATCATCAGCGCTTTATCGATACCTATTTCAAAACCTACCCCGGCAATTACTTCACCGGCGACGGCGCCCGCCGCGATCAAGACGGTTATTACTGGATCACCGGCCGCGTCGACGACGTGCTCAACGTCTCCGGCCATCGCCTCGGCACGGCCGAGGTCGAAAGTGCATTGGTGTTGCACCACGCCGTCGCCGAAGCGGCCGTCGTCGGCTTCCCGCACGACATCAAAGGGCAGGGGATCTATTGCTATGTCACGCTGAAGGTCGGTGTGCAACCGAACGACGTCTTGCGACAAGAATTAGTGCAACAAGTGCGCAAGGAGATCGGTGCCATTGCCAGCCCCGATGTCATTCAGTGGGCACCGGGCTTGCCGAAGACACGCTCCGGCAAAATCATGCGCCGCATTCTGCGTAAGATTGCCGCCAATGAGCTCGATAGTCTGGGTGATACCAGCACACTCGCCGATCCGTCGGTGGTCGATGATCTCGTGCATAATCGCGTAGCGCTTTAGCGAAATTTCTGTGCGCCGGACGGACGACTTGTCGCCGGTCCTTTAACAACGTGTTGTCGTGATGGCAACTGTCCAAACGAGCAAGCGCTGTGCTCGCTAACGCGATAAGAAAAATATTTATTGAACCTGTCGTCATGCGGTGATTGCCGTTGCTTTAACGGTATTGGCGCCGGTCCCTGGTACAGCGATAGTCCCGGTACCGGCGGTGTTATGTCGTGACAAAGCCCAACCGACCCGCATAGAATTGGCCGCAGTCATCACCCCAATAGAAGCGAGCTGTCACAAAAGCCGCCAACAGGGAGCGCGAAGTGCGGAGCAGTGCGATGTTGTCCAATAACGATGTCCTGGTCAGCCTGGAGAACGTGACGTTCGCCCGCGGCGATCGGCAGATCCTCAATGG
The Gammaproteobacteria bacterium DNA segment above includes these coding regions:
- the acs gene encoding acetate--CoA ligase, with the translated sequence MSESKVYAVPADVARHAHIDDQKYNAWYQQSLKDPDGFWAERANEFVTWFKPWKKVSDWNYDANNLYIRWFEGGKLNVSYNCIDRHLAKRADQVAILWEGDDPKEDKKLTYRELHAQVSKFANVLKSRGVNKGDRVCIYMPMIPEATIAMLACTRIGAVHSVVFGGFSPESLKDRILDSDCRVVVTADEGLRGGKKIPLKRNTDAALAHCPNVHSVIVIKRTGGDVAWNAKHDVWYHDLMSAAAADCPPEEMDAEDPLFILYTSGSTGKPKGVLHTTGGYLMFAAMTHKYVFDYHDGDIYWCTADVGWVTGHSYIVYGPLANGATTMMFEGVPNYPSSSRFWEVIDKHKVNIFYTAPTAIRALMREGEAPVQKTSRATLRVLGTVGEPINPEAWEWYYRVVGDSKRPIVDTWWQTETGGILITPLPGATPLKPGSATRPFFGIQPAIVDTDGKVLAGACTGNLVITRSWPGQMRTVYGDHQRFIDTYFKTYPGNYFTGDGARRDQDGYYWITGRVDDVLNVSGHRLGTAEVESALVLHHAVAEAAVVGFPHDIKGQGIYCYVTLKVGVQPNDVLRQELVQQVRKEIGAIASPDVIQWAPGLPKTRSGKIMRRILRKIAANELDSLGDTSTLADPSVVDDLVHNRVAL